A genomic segment from Sulfitobacter mediterraneus encodes:
- a CDS encoding cryptochrome/photolyase family protein translates to MVSRLILVLGDQLSEGLSALAEADKDSDIVVMAEVADEAGYVRHHPKKIALVFAAMRQFAHQLEGGGWDLRYTRLDDTHNAGSIVGELLRRAEETGAQEVVCTEPGEWRLIEKLKYAPIKVRMLPDDRFLASHAEFEDWAEGRKALRMEYFYREMRRKTGLLMEGDDPAGGQWNYDHDNRKPAPDDVDYDGPLRFEPDALTKEVLELVEARFADHFGDLYPFEFATTRAQALKALDHFVTHALPKFGDYQDAMLEEHETLYHAVLSPYLNIGLLGPLEICRAAEQAWQDGDVPINAAEGFIRQIIGWREYVRGIYFLEGPDYVTRNALGHNRDLPDFYWGAETKMNCVAHAVRQTQTSAYAHHIQRLMVTGNFALLAGVDPAQVHEWYLEVYADAFEWVEAPNTIGMSQFADGGVIASKPYVSSGAYINRMSNYCKGCDYKVSVKTGEGACPFNLLYWHFLDRHRDRFKDNARMGNMYRTWDRMDGDRRETVLKDAGEWLKRLDAGEVV, encoded by the coding sequence GTGGTGAGCCGGTTGATCTTGGTGCTTGGGGATCAATTGTCCGAGGGGCTCAGCGCTTTGGCAGAGGCGGACAAGGACAGCGATATCGTGGTGATGGCCGAGGTTGCGGACGAGGCCGGCTATGTGCGTCATCACCCCAAGAAAATCGCGCTGGTCTTTGCTGCGATGCGCCAGTTTGCACATCAGTTGGAAGGGGGCGGCTGGGATCTGCGCTATACCCGGCTGGACGATACGCACAATGCCGGCTCCATCGTCGGAGAGCTGCTGCGCCGGGCGGAAGAGACCGGGGCGCAAGAGGTGGTCTGCACCGAGCCGGGAGAATGGCGGCTGATCGAAAAGCTGAAGTATGCGCCGATCAAGGTGCGGATGCTGCCCGATGACCGGTTTCTTGCGTCACATGCCGAATTCGAGGACTGGGCCGAGGGGCGCAAAGCTTTGCGGATGGAGTATTTCTATCGCGAGATGCGGCGCAAAACCGGTTTGCTGATGGAAGGCGATGACCCCGCTGGCGGGCAGTGGAACTATGATCACGACAACCGCAAACCTGCACCGGACGACGTGGATTACGACGGGCCGTTGCGGTTTGAGCCCGACGCGCTCACCAAAGAGGTGCTCGAACTGGTAGAGGCACGGTTTGCCGACCATTTTGGTGATCTTTATCCCTTCGAATTTGCGACCACGCGAGCGCAGGCACTGAAGGCTTTGGATCACTTCGTCACCCATGCGCTGCCTAAATTCGGAGACTATCAGGATGCCATGTTGGAGGAACATGAGACCCTCTATCATGCGGTACTGTCGCCATATCTGAATATCGGTTTGCTGGGTCCGCTCGAGATTTGCCGGGCGGCGGAACAGGCTTGGCAGGACGGTGACGTGCCGATCAACGCTGCCGAGGGGTTCATCCGCCAGATCATCGGCTGGCGCGAATATGTGCGGGGCATCTATTTTCTCGAAGGGCCAGACTATGTCACCCGGAATGCCTTGGGTCATAATCGGGATCTGCCTGACTTCTACTGGGGCGCGGAAACAAAAATGAACTGTGTGGCCCATGCGGTGCGCCAGACCCAGACCAGTGCCTATGCCCATCACATTCAGCGGCTCATGGTGACGGGCAATTTTGCCCTTCTGGCCGGAGTGGACCCCGCGCAGGTGCATGAATGGTATCTGGAGGTTTACGCCGATGCGTTTGAATGGGTCGAGGCACCCAACACCATCGGGATGAGCCAATTTGCCGATGGTGGGGTCATTGCCTCCAAGCCCTATGTGTCATCCGGGGCGTATATCAACCGGATGTCGAACTACTGCAAAGGTTGCGACTACAAGGTCAGTGTGAAGACGGGAGAGGGAGCCTGCCCTTTCAACCTGCTGTATTGGCATTTTCTGGACCGGCACCGGGACAGGTTCAAAGACAATGCGCGGATGGGCAATATGTACCGCACATGGGATCGGATGGATGGTGACCGGCGCGAAACCGTTTTGAAAGATGCAGGCGAATGGCTTAAACGATTGGACGCAGGCGAAGTGGTTTAA
- a CDS encoding acyl-CoA thioesterase — MGKVFVTDRELRFGDCDISGTAYFPSYLNLLNGVNEEYWAHIGYPWHEIIWKERWGTPTVHLTCDFSIPSLFGQTLTFELRVVRVGRSSVTLKHEISCKGEKRWNSTQVLAASDLDKHTSVPWPAPVKATLDDWLITDGEA; from the coding sequence ATGGGCAAGGTATTTGTCACCGACCGCGAACTGCGATTTGGCGATTGCGATATTTCGGGCACCGCCTATTTCCCCTCCTACCTCAATCTTCTGAACGGCGTGAACGAGGAATACTGGGCGCACATCGGCTATCCTTGGCATGAAATCATCTGGAAAGAGCGCTGGGGCACACCCACGGTTCACCTGACCTGCGATTTCTCGATCCCATCGCTGTTTGGCCAAACCCTGACGTTTGAACTGCGGGTTGTGCGCGTCGGACGGTCCTCTGTAACCCTCAAGCACGAGATCAGCTGCAAGGGCGAAAAACGTTGGAACAGCACACAGGTTCTCGCGGCCTCTGATCTGGACAAACATACCTCCGTGCCCTGGCCGGCCCCTGTCAAGGCAACGCTGGACGATTGGCTGATCACGGACGGGGAAGCCTAG
- a CDS encoding antibiotic biosynthesis monooxygenase family protein yields MIAVIFEVMPHPDRKDDYLDLAAEMKPLVDQVDGFISVERFQSLTNPDKLLSLSFFRDEEAVQNWRKLAAHRKAQARGRASIFTDYHLRIAHVIRDYGLSDRDEAPDDSRASHG; encoded by the coding sequence ATGATCGCTGTAATATTCGAAGTGATGCCGCACCCGGACCGCAAAGACGATTACCTCGACCTTGCCGCTGAGATGAAACCGCTGGTCGATCAGGTGGACGGGTTTATCTCTGTCGAAAGGTTTCAAAGTCTGACCAACCCGGACAAGTTGTTGTCCCTGTCATTCTTCCGCGATGAAGAAGCCGTGCAAAACTGGCGCAAACTGGCAGCCCATCGCAAGGCGCAGGCCAGGGGGCGGGCGAGTATTTTTACCGATTATCATCTGCGCATCGCCCATGTGATCCGCGATTATGGCCTGTCCGACCGCGACGAGGCACCGGACGACAGCCGCGCCAGCCACGGCTGA
- a CDS encoding NIPSNAP family protein, which produces MLTCIIKYHIDPTKKAAFEQYARNWGQAIPRCGADLIGYYAPHEGSSTLAYGIYNIPDLAAYEAYRARLAADPLGRENYEFAQSEKFLLREDRTFLKLVSTPHGAQK; this is translated from the coding sequence ATGCTGACCTGCATCATCAAATACCACATCGATCCCACCAAGAAAGCCGCCTTCGAACAATACGCCCGCAACTGGGGTCAGGCGATCCCGCGCTGCGGCGCCGATCTGATCGGTTATTACGCCCCTCACGAAGGGTCCAGCACCCTTGCCTATGGCATCTATAACATCCCGGATCTGGCCGCTTATGAGGCCTATCGCGCCCGGTTGGCCGCAGATCCGCTGGGCCGCGAGAATTATGAGTTTGCCCAATCCGAAAAGTTCCTCTTGCGCGAGGACCGGACCTTTCTCAAGCTGGTGTCCACACCGCATGGAGCGCAAAAATGA
- a CDS encoding ArsR/SmtB family transcription factor, with translation MKDGPDISRIAALIGDPARANILTALMAGKALTATELAGEAGVTVQTASAHLSKLEAAEMIQCRKSGRHKYFTLGNDDVAHALEALMGLAAGAGHLRTRTGPRDAALREARVCYSHLAGEKGIALYQGLLARGMLHETGESVSLTPKGEVFLTEFGVDLAALKRSKTPLCRSCLDWSARQTHLAGSVGRAILAQMQTLGWAQREDGTRVVRFSPKGEAAFRDAFGPV, from the coding sequence ATGAAAGACGGCCCAGACATATCCCGCATTGCGGCGCTGATCGGTGATCCGGCCCGCGCCAATATCCTGACCGCGCTGATGGCGGGCAAGGCCCTGACCGCGACCGAACTGGCCGGAGAGGCGGGCGTGACCGTGCAAACCGCCAGCGCCCATTTGTCCAAACTGGAGGCGGCGGAGATGATCCAGTGCCGCAAATCCGGGCGGCACAAGTATTTCACGCTTGGCAATGACGATGTGGCCCATGCGCTTGAGGCGCTGATGGGATTGGCGGCCGGCGCTGGGCATCTGCGCACCCGCACCGGCCCCCGCGATGCGGCGCTGCGCGAGGCGCGGGTTTGCTACAGCCACTTGGCGGGCGAGAAGGGCATCGCGCTCTATCAGGGTTTATTGGCGCGCGGGATGCTGCATGAAACCGGAGAGTCGGTGAGCCTCACCCCAAAAGGTGAAGTGTTCTTGACAGAATTCGGTGTTGATCTGGCCGCGCTCAAACGCAGCAAAACCCCGCTCTGCCGGTCCTGTCTGGATTGGAGTGCGCGGCAAACCCATCTGGCGGGCAGTGTCGGACGGGCCATTCTGGCGCAGATGCAGACCCTCGGCTGGGCACAACGCGAAGACGGTACACGGGTGGTCCGGTTCTCGCCCAAAGGTGAGGCCGCATTTCGGGATGCTTTTGGCCCGGTCTAG
- a CDS encoding alpha/beta hydrolase family esterase, with product MRILALLLSLLATPALACGPDSDCRIGERSYRISMPQDHAGTGPVGALIWAHGYRGSAAGVMRNRALRRMASEAGLALIAAQGVNGSWNLPNGPRTMDSTGAAEFAYFDAVLADATNRFDIDPSRVVASGFSAGGMMVWYLACLHPQPFAAFVPFSGTYWKEPPANCTAPARSILHIHGDADRTVPLNGRPIGETHQGRVMDALSQYREFGGFGNPAQSKPLNLSCKTRKNASGNILEYCLFPGGHSFSTRHLGYALKRLKAEGQL from the coding sequence ATGCGTATTCTTGCCCTGCTTTTGAGCCTCCTTGCGACCCCGGCCCTTGCCTGCGGACCCGACAGTGATTGCCGCATCGGTGAACGGTCCTATCGGATCTCCATGCCGCAGGATCACGCGGGCACCGGCCCCGTCGGCGCGTTGATCTGGGCGCACGGCTATCGCGGCAGCGCCGCCGGGGTGATGCGCAACCGCGCCTTGCGGCGGATGGCATCGGAGGCCGGATTGGCCCTGATCGCGGCGCAGGGTGTGAATGGTTCTTGGAACCTGCCCAACGGGCCGCGCACCATGGACAGCACCGGCGCGGCAGAATTTGCCTATTTCGATGCGGTCCTCGCCGATGCCACCAACCGTTTCGACATCGATCCGTCCCGCGTTGTGGCCAGCGGCTTCAGCGCGGGCGGCATGATGGTGTGGTATCTGGCCTGCCTGCACCCGCAGCCCTTCGCCGCCTTTGTCCCGTTTTCCGGCACCTACTGGAAGGAACCGCCCGCAAATTGCACCGCACCGGCCCGCAGCATTTTGCACATCCACGGCGATGCAGATCGGACAGTCCCCTTGAATGGCCGCCCCATTGGCGAGACACATCAGGGCCGGGTTATGGATGCGCTGTCCCAATACCGCGAGTTTGGAGGTTTCGGGAATCCCGCGCAAAGCAAGCCGCTGAACCTGTCCTGTAAGACCCGCAAGAACGCATCCGGCAATATTCTGGAATATTGCCTGTTTCCGGGCGGGCATTCGTTTAGCACCAGGCACCTTGGCTATGCATTGAAGCGGCTGAAGGCCGAAGGCCAGCTCTAG
- a CDS encoding NAD+ synthase, producing the protein MADRFRITLGQLNPTVGDLAGNAALAREAWQAGKEAGADLVALPEMFITGYNAQDLVMKRAFQLDVMTHIEALAADCADGPALAIGAPWAEGTALYNAYLILKGGKIASRSLKYNLPNETVFDEVRIFDAGPLGGPYSVGNTRIGSPICEDAWHPDVAETLEETGAEFLLVPNGSPYYRNKMETRMNVMVARVIETGLPLIYLNMIGGQDDQVFDGASFALNPGGKLAMQLPAFERQITHVDLERTPEGWRVVQQDLAHLPDAWEQDYRVMVLGLRDYMRKTGFKKVLLGLSGGIDSAIVATIAVDALGADNVRCVMLPSEYTSQASLDDAEAVAKALGCRYDYVPISEGRAAITNTLAPLFEGYEPGLTEENIQSRLRGLLLMAMSNKFGEMLLTTGNKSEVAVGYATIYGDMSGGYNPIKDMYKTRVFETCRWRNANYRDWMMGPEGEMIPDRIITKPPTAELREDQKDSDSLPDYPVLDAILNILVDQDGSIEDCVAAGFDRDIAKKVEHLIYISEYKRFQSAPGPRLTKGAFWLDRRYPIVNRWRDPS; encoded by the coding sequence ATGGCAGACCGGTTTCGCATCACCTTGGGTCAGTTGAACCCGACCGTCGGAGATTTGGCAGGCAATGCCGCGTTGGCCCGCGAGGCATGGCAAGCGGGCAAGGAGGCAGGCGCCGATCTCGTAGCCCTGCCGGAGATGTTCATCACCGGGTACAACGCGCAGGATCTGGTGATGAAACGCGCGTTCCAGCTGGATGTGATGACCCATATTGAGGCATTGGCCGCCGATTGTGCGGATGGCCCCGCATTGGCCATTGGGGCGCCGTGGGCCGAAGGCACCGCGCTGTATAATGCCTATTTGATCCTGAAAGGCGGCAAAATCGCCAGCCGGTCGCTCAAATACAATCTGCCGAACGAGACCGTTTTTGACGAGGTGCGCATCTTTGATGCCGGACCGTTGGGTGGACCATACTCCGTTGGCAACACCCGCATCGGATCACCGATATGCGAGGATGCCTGGCACCCGGATGTGGCCGAAACGCTTGAGGAAACCGGGGCGGAGTTCCTGCTGGTGCCCAATGGATCGCCCTACTATCGCAACAAGATGGAAACCCGCATGAACGTGATGGTCGCGCGGGTGATCGAGACCGGCCTGCCACTGATTTACCTCAATATGATCGGCGGGCAGGACGATCAGGTCTTTGATGGTGCATCCTTTGCCCTGAACCCCGGCGGAAAACTGGCCATGCAACTGCCCGCGTTTGAACGGCAGATCACCCATGTCGATCTGGAACGCACCCCAGAAGGCTGGCGCGTGGTGCAGCAGGATCTGGCGCATTTGCCCGATGCCTGGGAGCAAGATTACCGCGTGATGGTGCTGGGCCTGCGCGATTACATGCGCAAAACCGGGTTCAAGAAGGTGCTGTTGGGTCTGTCAGGCGGCATCGACAGCGCCATTGTTGCCACCATCGCAGTGGACGCACTTGGCGCAGACAACGTGCGCTGTGTGATGCTGCCGTCCGAATACACATCACAAGCATCGCTCGATGATGCCGAAGCGGTCGCCAAGGCTTTGGGCTGCCGTTACGATTACGTGCCAATCTCCGAAGGCCGCGCCGCGATAACCAATACGCTTGCCCCGTTGTTCGAAGGGTATGAGCCCGGTTTGACCGAGGAAAACATCCAATCGCGTCTGCGTGGATTGTTGTTGATGGCGATGTCCAACAAATTTGGTGAAATGCTGTTGACCACCGGCAACAAGTCTGAGGTTGCGGTTGGCTATGCCACGATCTACGGCGATATGTCGGGGGGCTATAACCCGATCAAGGACATGTACAAAACCCGCGTGTTTGAGACCTGCCGCTGGCGCAATGCCAATTACCGCGACTGGATGATGGGGCCGGAAGGCGAGATGATCCCGGACCGGATCATCACCAAGCCGCCCACCGCCGAATTGCGCGAGGATCAAAAAGACAGCGACAGCCTGCCGGATTATCCAGTGCTGGACGCGATCCTGAATATTCTGGTGGATCAGGACGGCTCGATCGAGGATTGTGTTGCGGCCGGATTCGACCGCGATATCGCAAAGAAGGTCGAACATCTGATCTATATTTCCGAATACAAACGGTTCCAGTCCGCCCCCGGTCCGCGTCTGACCAAAGGGGCGTTTTGGCTGGATCGGCGCTACCCGATTGTGAACCGCTGGCGCGATCCGAGCTAG
- a CDS encoding GFA family protein, whose amino-acid sequence MTDDTQTQYTGRCYCGALQYAAEGKPVFKAQCHCRECQYFSGGGPNYFMMMPKDGLHWTKGTPKEFTRPDLEGAVTRCFCGQCGTHILTKLPARDHVVLKVGTLDEPSRFGAAKAAIYMVDQQPFHLVPEGLPAFERLPPR is encoded by the coding sequence ATGACCGATGACACCCAAACCCAATACACGGGCCGCTGCTATTGCGGCGCATTGCAATATGCCGCCGAGGGCAAGCCGGTTTTCAAGGCGCAATGCCATTGCCGCGAATGTCAGTACTTCTCAGGCGGCGGGCCAAACTATTTCATGATGATGCCCAAAGACGGTCTCCACTGGACCAAAGGCACCCCGAAAGAGTTCACTCGGCCAGATCTGGAAGGCGCCGTCACCAGATGTTTCTGCGGGCAATGCGGAACGCATATTCTCACGAAACTGCCTGCGCGGGATCATGTCGTGCTCAAGGTAGGGACGCTGGATGAACCCTCCCGTTTTGGCGCGGCCAAAGCGGCGATCTACATGGTGGATCAACAACCGTTTCACCTTGTTCCTGAGGGTCTTCCCGCGTTCGAACGGCTGCCTCCGCGCTGA
- a CDS encoding MORN repeat-containing protein — protein MTLRSLLLCLSLLPLPALAQDGQVQTKQYDDGGIYEGSFRGGLQHGQGSYKLPNGYEYSGNWEDGEIKGEGVARFPNGSVYEGNFAKGKPDGFGKITFADGGTYEGEWEAGAIMGQGVALYANGVRYEGQFRNAKHHGKGVMQSPGGYEYKGDWVDGAKHGVGTITYPDGAVYDGDIRQGKRHGTGTLTMPDGLIYVGSWKDGQIDGTGKLTQANGDVYEGILVSGRREGRGKVTYANGDTYEGTFKDDRRDGQGTFTGADGYVYTGSWVAGQIEGQGTVTYPDGSVYVGSFRNDLADGEGKITYPDGSTYEGDWAGGVIEGQGKATYPNGVVYEGSFKNARNDGQGVMTYADGYRYEGTWKDGQRHGQGKATYPDGTIYVGEFDMGQRHGTGNITMASGFVYEGQWFRGEIEGQGKATYANGDVYEGTFKAGKRQGAGTMRYATGEEASGDWENGALNDGG, from the coding sequence ATGACGCTCCGTTCCTTGTTGCTTTGTCTCTCGTTGTTGCCCTTGCCCGCCTTGGCGCAGGATGGGCAGGTCCAGACCAAACAATATGACGATGGCGGGATCTACGAGGGCAGTTTCCGCGGCGGATTGCAGCACGGGCAAGGCAGCTACAAATTGCCCAACGGCTATGAATACAGCGGCAATTGGGAAGACGGAGAAATCAAAGGCGAAGGCGTGGCCCGTTTTCCCAACGGGTCGGTCTATGAGGGCAACTTTGCCAAGGGCAAGCCGGACGGTTTTGGCAAGATCACCTTTGCCGATGGCGGCACCTATGAAGGGGAATGGGAGGCTGGCGCGATCATGGGGCAGGGCGTTGCGCTTTATGCCAATGGGGTGCGTTATGAGGGACAGTTCCGCAATGCCAAACACCACGGCAAAGGCGTGATGCAAAGCCCAGGCGGTTATGAATATAAGGGCGATTGGGTGGACGGGGCCAAACACGGTGTTGGCACGATCACCTATCCTGATGGTGCGGTCTATGACGGTGATATCCGGCAGGGCAAGCGCCACGGCACCGGAACGCTGACCATGCCCGATGGGCTGATCTACGTGGGCTCATGGAAAGACGGCCAGATTGATGGCACTGGCAAGCTGACCCAAGCCAATGGCGATGTTTACGAAGGCATCCTTGTCAGTGGCCGCCGCGAGGGCCGCGGCAAGGTCACCTATGCCAACGGTGATACCTATGAGGGCACATTCAAGGACGACCGCCGCGATGGGCAGGGCACCTTCACCGGCGCGGACGGCTATGTTTACACCGGCTCCTGGGTGGCGGGCCAGATCGAGGGGCAGGGGACAGTCACCTATCCGGACGGGTCGGTATATGTTGGGTCGTTCCGCAATGATCTGGCCGATGGCGAGGGGAAGATCACCTATCCTGATGGTTCCACCTACGAAGGGGATTGGGCCGGCGGTGTGATTGAAGGGCAGGGCAAGGCGACCTATCCCAATGGCGTCGTTTACGAGGGCAGCTTTAAAAATGCCCGGAACGACGGACAGGGCGTCATGACCTACGCAGATGGTTATCGCTATGAGGGCACATGGAAAGACGGCCAGCGGCACGGACAGGGCAAGGCGACCTACCCTGACGGGACGATCTATGTGGGCGAGTTTGACATGGGCCAACGCCACGGCACCGGCAACATCACCATGGCGAGCGGTTTTGTCTATGAGGGCCAATGGTTCCGGGGCGAGATCGAAGGTCAGGGCAAAGCGACCTATGCCAACGGTGATGTCTATGAGGGTACCTTCAAGGCCGGCAAACGGCAGGGCGCGGGCACCATGCGCTATGCCACCGGCGAAGAGGCCAGTGGAGATTGGGAGAACGGCGCGCTGAACGACGGCGGCTGA
- a CDS encoding DUF1801 domain-containing protein produces the protein MDEVAEFLTNVEPPRRHAEAAELDALFRKVTGWQPRFYKGGMLGYGRYDYTYASGRSGSTFATGFAPRKAKLSIYIMPGYANFDPILARLGKHSKGKSCLYLNKLADADTDVLAELIRAGLQDLNGHWPVQPT, from the coding sequence ATGGATGAAGTTGCGGAGTTTCTGACAAACGTAGAGCCACCGCGCCGCCATGCAGAGGCGGCCGAGCTGGATGCGCTCTTTCGCAAAGTCACAGGCTGGCAACCGCGATTCTACAAAGGCGGCATGCTGGGGTATGGCCGGTATGATTACACCTACGCCTCTGGCCGCAGCGGCAGCACATTTGCCACCGGTTTTGCACCGCGCAAGGCCAAGTTGTCGATCTATATCATGCCCGGATATGCCAATTTCGACCCCATATTGGCGCGGCTGGGCAAACACAGCAAAGGCAAATCCTGCCTCTACCTCAACAAGCTGGCCGATGCTGACACGGATGTCCTCGCCGAATTGATCCGCGCCGGTCTGCAAGACCTGAACGGTCATTGGCCAGTGCAGCCGACCTAA
- the gltX gene encoding glutamate--tRNA ligase has translation MSSQTVTRFAPSPTGYIHVGNLRTALMNYLIARKAGGTFILRIDDTDPERSKEEYVDAIKEDLTWLGLHWDRVERQSERLDQYHAAADDLRAKGRFYEAFETPTELDLKRKKQLNMGKPPVYDRAALALSEDEKNALRAERGDGVWRFKLDQERIEWNDGILGDISIDAASVSDPVLIRGDGQILYTLASVVDDTEMGVTHVVRGSDHVTNTATQIQIMQALGMGNVPSFAHHSLLTGPQGEALSKRLGTLSLRDLRAQGIQPYALLSLMARLGSSDPVELRTDMDSLIEGFDINHFGSAPTKFDVQDLFPLTGRYLQQLPLEAVADEIAALGVPADQADRFWSVTRENISTLKDLNGWWAMFRDGADPVIEEGDADFIKEAMAMLPEMPFDENTWSSWTAAVKEATGRKGRGLFRPLRLALTGQESGPEMAAVMPLLQVVKARK, from the coding sequence ATGTCCAGCCAAACCGTTACCCGTTTTGCCCCGTCCCCAACCGGATATATCCATGTGGGCAACCTGCGGACCGCCCTGATGAACTATCTGATTGCCCGCAAGGCTGGCGGAACATTCATCCTGCGGATTGACGACACAGATCCAGAGCGCAGCAAAGAAGAATATGTTGATGCAATCAAAGAAGACCTGACATGGCTGGGCCTGCATTGGGACCGGGTCGAACGGCAATCCGAACGGCTCGATCAGTACCACGCTGCGGCGGATGATCTGCGGGCCAAGGGCCGGTTCTACGAGGCATTCGAGACGCCGACCGAGCTGGATCTCAAGCGCAAGAAACAACTGAACATGGGCAAGCCGCCGGTCTATGACCGCGCGGCGCTGGCACTGTCAGAGGATGAAAAGAACGCCCTGCGTGCCGAACGCGGTGATGGGGTGTGGCGCTTCAAGCTGGATCAGGAGCGGATCGAGTGGAATGATGGCATTCTGGGCGATATCTCTATCGATGCCGCTTCTGTGTCGGACCCGGTGTTGATCCGCGGTGACGGGCAGATCCTGTATACGCTGGCCAGTGTTGTGGATGATACCGAAATGGGCGTGACCCATGTTGTGCGCGGCTCTGATCACGTCACAAACACGGCGACGCAGATCCAGATCATGCAGGCGCTGGGCATGGGCAATGTGCCAAGTTTTGCCCACCATTCGCTGTTGACCGGCCCGCAGGGTGAAGCGCTGTCAAAGCGCCTTGGCACCTTGTCTTTGCGTGATCTGCGGGCGCAGGGCATTCAGCCCTATGCCTTGCTCAGTCTGATGGCGCGGCTTGGATCGTCTGATCCGGTGGAACTGCGCACGGATATGGACAGCCTGATCGAGGGCTTTGATATAAATCATTTCGGCTCTGCCCCGACCAAATTTGACGTGCAGGATCTTTTCCCGCTGACCGGACGCTATCTGCAGCAATTGCCGCTTGAGGCCGTAGCAGATGAGATTGCCGCGTTGGGCGTGCCTGCGGATCAAGCGGACCGGTTCTGGTCCGTCACCCGCGAGAACATCTCGACCCTCAAAGATCTAAACGGCTGGTGGGCGATGTTCCGCGATGGCGCTGATCCGGTGATCGAAGAGGGCGACGCGGATTTCATCAAAGAGGCCATGGCGATGCTGCCTGAGATGCCGTTTGACGAAAACACCTGGTCGAGTTGGACCGCCGCCGTCAAAGAGGCCACCGGTCGCAAGGGGCGCGGGCTGTTCCGGCCATTGCGTCTGGCCCTGACAGGGCAGGAAAGTGGGCCGGAAATGGCCGCCGTGATGCCCTTGTTGCAAGTGGTCAAAGCGCGGAAATGA